A region of Micromonospora chokoriensis DNA encodes the following proteins:
- a CDS encoding sulfotransferase domain-containing protein produces the protein MASIRDRVKQLVPTQVTTRVKESLVDYGVRTSDRRPLPDFLIIGTKRGGTTSLWNYLIQHPLVPRLFPAWNTKSAHYFEEHWGRGEAWYRSHFPTERQRDALAKRHGGPVRVGEAAPLYMFHPLAAQRVSALMPTVKLIVLLRDPVERAYSHWKERRTHGIEPLDFAAALAAEPERTAGERERLIAEPESFSEAYDWYTYRARGRYLEHLEPWLERFDADQILFLPSEDLYRDSRATYRRTLDFLGLPAYDLPNFKVYNDRRSAPLEPAVRAELTDYYRPYNDALRERLGLDLDWADRAA, from the coding sequence GTGGCGTCCATCCGTGACCGGGTGAAGCAACTGGTGCCGACCCAGGTGACCACCCGGGTGAAGGAGTCGCTTGTCGACTACGGGGTACGCACCAGTGATCGCCGGCCGCTGCCGGATTTCCTGATCATCGGCACCAAGCGGGGTGGCACCACCTCGCTGTGGAACTACCTCATCCAGCACCCGTTGGTGCCCCGCCTGTTCCCCGCGTGGAACACCAAGTCGGCGCACTACTTCGAGGAGCACTGGGGTCGCGGCGAGGCGTGGTACCGCTCGCACTTCCCCACCGAGCGGCAGCGGGACGCCCTGGCCAAACGGCACGGCGGGCCGGTCCGGGTCGGTGAGGCCGCCCCGTTGTACATGTTCCATCCGCTCGCCGCGCAGCGGGTCTCCGCGCTGATGCCGACGGTGAAGCTGATCGTGCTGCTGCGGGACCCGGTGGAGCGGGCGTACTCGCACTGGAAGGAACGCCGCACCCACGGCATCGAGCCGCTGGACTTCGCCGCCGCGCTGGCCGCCGAGCCGGAGCGTACGGCGGGGGAGCGGGAGCGGTTGATCGCCGAGCCGGAGTCGTTCAGCGAGGCGTACGACTGGTACACGTACCGGGCCCGGGGGCGCTACCTGGAGCACCTGGAGCCGTGGTTGGAGCGCTTCGACGCCGATCAGATCCTCTTCCTGCCCAGCGAGGACCTCTACCGCGACTCCCGCGCGACCTACCGGCGCACCCTCGACTTCCTCGGGCTTCCGGCGTACGACCTGCCCAACTTCAAGGTCTACAACGACCGGCGTTCGGCGCCGCTGGAGCCGGCGGTGCGTGCCGAGTTGACCGACTACTACCGGCCGTACAACGACGCGTTGCGGGAGCGGCTCGGGTTGGACCTCGACTGGGCGGACCGGGCGGCGTGA
- a CDS encoding lipopolysaccharide biosynthesis protein: protein MTAVTRPPAVPDEPAADAGAAETRRSARSGVAGLLGAATSGLFGFVLAVVITRGYGTTGAGAFFAAIGVVTVATAVCTLGAETGLMWALPRRRLGAGGDAARVLPVALIPPLLAAILVAGAGVLVADALAPRLLRGSGASGDALLTVSFAAVPVVVAMTLLLAALRCVRPIRAYVGVQFLLLPIARPVLVGAAALVGAGLLAGMTGWLVPAGLALLVCLILVAGPLGLGRGATLTPVRSDWSTFWRFALPRAASAAIDAGSMWVGVLLTSVLAGPADAGVFGAVGRYVLAGQLAMQGLRVAVSPQLSRLLGRGERSAAAAVHRQLTSWGLVLSWPVYLLLAVFASAFLHLFGPEFTAGVPAMTVLALAMLVNTGVGNVQSLLLMGGRSGLHLVATVAGLTVTVSLGLWLIPRYGATGAAVAWAAGIATENLTAAGFARSVVRESLFDAAMVRAAAATGAGVGLACAVGVVAGGRGLPGLAVALAVLLAGCVGMLTLPRVRAGIRGTMRQIRGGGQAAAAADPAPASTRGR, encoded by the coding sequence ATGACCGCCGTCACCCGACCCCCGGCCGTCCCGGACGAGCCGGCCGCCGACGCGGGGGCGGCGGAGACCCGCCGCAGCGCGCGCAGCGGCGTCGCCGGGCTGCTCGGCGCGGCCACCAGCGGGCTGTTCGGGTTCGTGCTGGCCGTGGTCATCACCCGGGGGTACGGCACGACCGGCGCGGGCGCGTTCTTCGCCGCGATCGGAGTGGTCACCGTGGCCACCGCTGTCTGCACGCTCGGCGCGGAGACGGGTCTGATGTGGGCGCTGCCCCGCCGCCGTCTCGGCGCGGGTGGGGACGCCGCCCGGGTGCTCCCGGTGGCGCTGATCCCGCCGCTGCTGGCCGCGATCCTGGTCGCCGGCGCCGGTGTGCTGGTCGCCGACGCGCTCGCGCCCCGGCTGCTGCGCGGCTCGGGTGCGAGCGGCGACGCGCTGCTCACCGTCTCGTTCGCGGCGGTGCCGGTGGTGGTCGCGATGACCCTGCTGCTCGCCGCGCTGCGCTGCGTACGGCCCATCCGGGCGTACGTCGGGGTGCAGTTCCTCCTGCTGCCGATCGCCCGTCCGGTGCTGGTCGGGGCCGCCGCGCTGGTCGGCGCTGGCCTGCTCGCCGGCATGACCGGTTGGTTGGTGCCGGCGGGCCTGGCGCTGCTGGTCTGCCTCATCCTGGTCGCCGGTCCGCTCGGGCTGGGCCGGGGTGCGACGCTCACACCGGTCCGCTCCGACTGGTCGACGTTCTGGCGCTTCGCGTTGCCCCGGGCCGCGTCGGCGGCCATCGACGCGGGCAGCATGTGGGTGGGTGTGCTGCTCACCTCGGTGCTGGCGGGGCCGGCGGACGCCGGCGTGTTCGGTGCGGTCGGCCGGTACGTGCTGGCCGGTCAACTGGCCATGCAGGGGCTGCGGGTGGCGGTGTCGCCGCAGCTGTCCCGGTTGCTCGGTCGCGGCGAGCGGTCGGCGGCGGCGGCGGTGCACCGGCAGTTGACCAGCTGGGGGCTGGTGCTGTCCTGGCCGGTGTACCTGCTGCTCGCGGTGTTCGCGTCGGCCTTCCTGCACCTGTTCGGGCCGGAGTTCACCGCGGGTGTCCCGGCGATGACCGTGCTCGCGCTGGCGATGCTCGTCAACACCGGGGTGGGCAACGTGCAGAGCCTGCTGTTGATGGGTGGGCGCAGCGGGCTGCACCTGGTGGCGACAGTGGCCGGGTTGACGGTGACCGTCTCGCTGGGCCTGTGGCTGATTCCCCGCTACGGGGCCACGGGCGCGGCGGTCGCCTGGGCCGCCGGCATCGCCACCGAGAACCTCACCGCGGCCGGCTTCGCCCGGTCGGTGGTCCGGGAGTCGCTGTTCGACGCCGCGATGGTGCGGGCCGCCGCGGCCACCGGCGCCGGTGTGGGGCTGGCCTGCGCCGTCGGCGTGGTGGCGGGCGGGCGTGGCCTGCCCGGCCTGGCGGTGGCACTGGCGGTGCTGCTGGCCGGCTGCGTCGGCATGTTGACGTTGCCCCGGGTGCGCGCCGGCATCCGGGGGACCATGAGGCAGATCCGTGGAGGGGGGCAGGCGGCTGCGGCCGCCGACCCCGCCCCGGCATCGACGAGAGGCAGGTGA
- a CDS encoding O-antigen ligase family protein → MSLTRAPATEPPPGGDPAAVAPSPRPAPPRLPLWPLWLMFGLVPLWWLLGGFYLGWPLLGALLLALLFTRGRVPLPPAVGIWLLFLAIVLVSATQLTSPASLLTFALRLAFYLTALVVGVYVYAAARERAGLVAVLTPLCAFWFGLVALGWLGVLVPRFAMTTPMEVLLPGGVAGTPFIQDMVHLTTAEYSARSLNPIYRPAAPFAYTNNYGSAYAMTLPCVVAYTMLRRQGVLRWALLASLPLSLAPAFLTLNRAMFLSLGAGLAVLGVRASLRGNVRVAASIVGVVVIGALATLFIPITDLISKRVDSSDTNTDRLSLYTEVIRRVQESPWLGYGAPVNVDTVSAAAPIGTQGQLWMVLFSHGVPALVCFLAWFVAAAVICARATSAAGQWLAVVPVVCLVQIPFYGMANQNLAVAFFAVAFAMALSERERLMRWAEPRPPARLDAAVPA, encoded by the coding sequence GTGTCGCTCACCCGCGCCCCGGCGACCGAGCCGCCGCCCGGGGGCGATCCGGCGGCCGTCGCGCCGTCGCCCCGGCCCGCCCCGCCCCGGCTGCCGCTGTGGCCGCTGTGGCTGATGTTCGGCCTGGTGCCGCTCTGGTGGCTGCTCGGCGGGTTCTACCTCGGGTGGCCCCTGCTGGGTGCGCTGCTGTTGGCGTTGCTGTTCACCCGGGGGCGGGTGCCGCTGCCCCCGGCGGTGGGCATCTGGCTGCTGTTCCTGGCCATCGTGCTGGTCAGCGCCACCCAGCTCACGTCGCCCGCCTCGCTGCTGACGTTCGCGCTGCGGCTGGCCTTCTACCTGACCGCGCTGGTGGTCGGCGTCTACGTCTACGCCGCCGCCCGGGAACGGGCCGGTCTGGTGGCGGTGCTCACCCCGCTCTGCGCGTTCTGGTTCGGGCTGGTGGCGCTGGGGTGGCTCGGGGTGCTGGTGCCCCGGTTCGCGATGACCACGCCGATGGAGGTGCTGCTGCCCGGCGGGGTGGCCGGCACCCCGTTCATCCAGGACATGGTGCACCTGACCACAGCGGAGTACAGCGCGCGTTCGCTGAACCCGATCTACCGCCCCGCCGCGCCGTTCGCGTACACCAACAACTACGGCAGCGCGTACGCCATGACCCTGCCCTGCGTGGTGGCGTACACGATGCTGCGCCGGCAGGGGGTGCTGCGCTGGGCGCTGCTGGCGTCGCTGCCGCTGTCGCTCGCGCCCGCGTTCCTGACCCTCAACCGGGCGATGTTCCTCAGCCTCGGCGCGGGGCTGGCGGTGCTCGGGGTGCGGGCCAGTCTGCGCGGCAACGTCCGGGTCGCCGCGTCCATCGTCGGTGTCGTGGTGATCGGCGCGTTGGCGACGCTGTTCATCCCGATCACCGACCTGATCAGCAAGCGGGTCGACTCCAGTGACACCAACACCGACCGGCTCTCGCTCTACACGGAGGTGATCCGTCGCGTGCAGGAGTCGCCGTGGTTGGGCTACGGCGCGCCGGTGAACGTCGACACGGTGTCGGCGGCCGCGCCGATCGGCACCCAGGGCCAGCTGTGGATGGTGCTGTTCAGTCACGGCGTACCCGCGCTCGTCTGTTTCCTGGCCTGGTTCGTCGCCGCCGCGGTGATCTGCGCCCGGGCGACCTCGGCGGCCGGTCAGTGGTTGGCGGTGGTGCCGGTGGTCTGCCTGGTGCAGATCCCGTTCTACGGCATGGCGAACCAGAACCTCGCCGTCGCGTTCTTCGCTGTCGCCTTCGCGATGGCGCTCAGCGAACGGGAACGCCTGATGAGGTGGGCCGAGCCGCGACCACCGGCCCGGCTGGACGCGGCGGTGCCCGCATGA
- a CDS encoding P-loop NTPase family protein — MTDATPGPWSTDTPSSATPGTVTLTDLLRVPLHRVRLVAAVAMVGLLAALGYVLLVPAAMSASAVVAVRPVVTDAFTPSGAGADRAVNMNVESGIATGTEVVQRLASSAGGDPRDIRNALEVEVPTGGQILRFTYQTGDAQRAVQSANMAAQAYLDVRRTMYEQQRAEMLRSYDASITKVVTQQAALQKRASSTKDTAAADALVAELAGINNQLTQLNAARTEIAAVDVNPGWVTQTAEKALVTSAGHRPLYLVAGLLGGALIGIVLAYAWESTDRRVRSVADGRDATGLPLLGTVRRPPLRGSPRAVDADIRYVAMAVAERVRQPARVALVTAREDATALTAGLAVALAADGREVFVADDNGRVERLRTTVLADRGRLPVDPSRPLVPKPRPAGSTSTAAGGTDGTATRRPSPHPPGARPSTDPDATLTLPRVASARPENGRVADPDEVAVGVGSVRFGTWRQGADHGLVLFNAPPAESDERGVAVARQGSAVVVVERDRTRQSDLRRLVERLRAAGVTPLGFVLTRNGRA; from the coding sequence ATGACTGATGCGACGCCCGGCCCCTGGTCCACGGACACCCCGTCCTCCGCGACCCCGGGCACCGTGACACTGACCGACCTGCTGCGGGTGCCGCTGCACCGAGTGCGGCTGGTGGCGGCGGTGGCGATGGTCGGCCTGCTCGCCGCGCTCGGCTACGTGCTGCTCGTGCCGGCGGCGATGAGCGCGAGCGCGGTGGTGGCGGTCCGGCCGGTGGTGACCGACGCGTTCACCCCCAGCGGCGCGGGCGCCGACCGTGCGGTCAACATGAACGTGGAGAGCGGCATCGCCACCGGCACCGAGGTGGTGCAGCGGCTCGCCAGCTCCGCCGGCGGTGACCCGCGCGACATCCGCAACGCGCTGGAGGTCGAGGTTCCCACCGGCGGGCAGATCCTCCGCTTCACCTACCAGACCGGTGACGCGCAGCGGGCGGTGCAGAGTGCCAACATGGCCGCCCAGGCCTACCTGGACGTCCGACGCACCATGTATGAGCAGCAGCGCGCCGAGATGCTGCGGTCCTACGACGCCAGCATCACCAAGGTCGTCACCCAGCAGGCCGCGCTCCAGAAGCGGGCGAGCAGCACCAAGGACACCGCCGCCGCCGACGCGCTGGTGGCCGAGCTGGCCGGGATCAACAACCAGCTCACCCAGCTCAACGCCGCCCGCACCGAGATCGCCGCGGTCGACGTCAACCCCGGTTGGGTCACCCAGACCGCGGAGAAGGCGCTGGTCACCTCCGCCGGGCACCGACCGCTCTACCTGGTCGCCGGCCTGCTCGGTGGCGCGTTGATCGGCATCGTGCTGGCGTACGCCTGGGAGTCCACCGACCGGCGGGTCCGCTCGGTCGCCGACGGCCGGGACGCCACCGGCCTGCCGCTGCTCGGCACGGTCCGCCGGCCGCCGCTGCGCGGCAGCCCACGGGCTGTCGACGCCGACATCCGGTACGTGGCGATGGCGGTCGCCGAGCGCGTTCGCCAACCTGCCCGGGTGGCGTTGGTGACCGCCCGGGAGGACGCCACGGCGCTGACCGCCGGGCTCGCGGTGGCGCTCGCCGCCGACGGTCGGGAGGTCTTCGTCGCCGACGACAACGGGCGCGTCGAGCGGCTGCGCACCACGGTGCTCGCCGACCGGGGGCGGCTGCCCGTCGACCCGTCGCGACCCCTGGTGCCCAAGCCCCGTCCGGCCGGCAGCACCTCGACCGCCGCCGGTGGCACCGACGGCACGGCCACCCGCCGGCCCTCCCCGCACCCGCCCGGCGCCCGCCCGTCCACCGACCCGGACGCCACCCTGACGTTGCCCCGGGTGGCCTCGGCCCGCCCGGAGAACGGTCGGGTCGCCGACCCGGACGAGGTGGCGGTGGGCGTGGGCAGCGTCCGGTTCGGCACCTGGCGGCAGGGCGCGGACCACGGCCTGGTGCTGTTCAACGCCCCACCGGCGGAGTCCGACGAGCGCGGCGTCGCGGTCGCCCGGCAGGGCAGTGCGGTGGTGGTCGTGGAACGGGACCGCACCCGGCAGAGCGACCTGCGTCGCCTGGTGGAGCGGCTGCGTGCCGCGGGCGTCACCCCGCTGGGTTTCGTGCTCACCCGCAACGGCCGGGCCTGA
- a CDS encoding DapH/DapD/GlmU-related protein → MRLVFAVKRGWYRLRYRRLTLGRDVEIRGRIRLRRGVRVTIGDRTRLNKLVRFAGPGEVRVGADCLLNATWVGTWTSVTVGDRCLLSDCELLDNDFHNLPPAQRHDPPGPATRAPIVLEDNVWVGAHALVMKGVRVGRDSVVGAATVVRTDVPPGVVVVGNPQQTVKKFHD, encoded by the coding sequence GTGCGTCTGGTCTTCGCGGTCAAACGCGGCTGGTACCGGCTCCGCTATCGGCGGTTGACGCTCGGCCGGGACGTGGAGATCCGTGGTCGCATCCGGCTGCGCCGCGGTGTGCGGGTGACCATCGGTGACCGCACCCGATTGAACAAGCTCGTCCGCTTCGCGGGCCCCGGCGAGGTACGCGTCGGGGCCGATTGCCTGCTCAACGCCACCTGGGTCGGCACCTGGACGTCGGTGACAGTGGGCGACCGCTGCCTCCTGTCCGACTGCGAGCTGCTCGACAACGACTTCCACAACCTGCCGCCCGCGCAGCGGCACGACCCACCCGGCCCGGCCACCCGTGCGCCGATCGTCCTGGAGGACAACGTCTGGGTCGGCGCGCACGCGTTGGTGATGAAGGGCGTGCGGGTCGGTCGGGACAGCGTCGTGGGCGCGGCCACCGTGGTCCGCACGGACGTACCACCCGGTGTCGTGGTCGTCGGCAATCCTCAACAGACGGTGAAGAAGTTCCATGACTGA
- a CDS encoding glycoside hydrolase, producing MTRHGLHRITRFRSGPRRKAIAIGVVGGSVVAGLVATMMPLLANDDLSIRAVADTTATTVSQDGDNSAKTTLATCATRCDGNPRGGRQAVVEFEVTTVPAAAVNVRATLRMHAWQKFAATVTAHASPLSAREARPTLGAAGDVLDSVGSVSKGFNEWDVSKLVTGNGVWTVSLVQSGLESRVYWASVENRSPDLRPSLVISYDLGPRPSASPTTRPVPPPTPSASPTTASPKPSPTVEPSRTATPSASTTLPTGKCGSVSNKLVPSCGAWWGMYSPAGSSGGWDHGKAVTDVEAQVGRKFDIVHRYHDFSNTGSNGAFPDVYEQQQMREGRLMFFAWESRNFSTGTTLKWSDVYSGRQDETIDAVAGRIRAAGVPVFMGFDHEPEDEPNKGSDADFVRAWRYVHERFARAGASNAVWVWTMMGWSGHYSRYAGLYPGDQYVDWVAYDPYNFHVCNGSTVWKSPSTTVGGFYRWLDDNGIGAGKPRMLAEFGTNFDAADPGAKQRWFQEFPAALKAHPKIKAAIYFNSAGMTSRTSTCDMTMNHNAAAVAGFAKAGQDPYLRQPTGGSR from the coding sequence TTGACCAGGCACGGATTGCACCGCATCACCCGGTTCCGCTCCGGGCCCCGGCGCAAGGCGATCGCCATCGGCGTCGTCGGCGGATCGGTGGTGGCCGGCCTCGTGGCCACCATGATGCCGCTGCTGGCCAACGACGATCTGTCGATCCGGGCGGTGGCGGACACCACCGCGACCACGGTGTCGCAGGACGGCGACAATTCCGCCAAGACGACCCTGGCCACCTGCGCGACGCGCTGCGACGGTAACCCGCGCGGTGGTCGCCAGGCGGTCGTCGAATTCGAGGTGACCACGGTGCCGGCCGCCGCGGTCAACGTCCGGGCGACGCTACGGATGCACGCCTGGCAGAAGTTCGCCGCGACGGTGACGGCGCACGCGTCGCCGCTGAGCGCCCGCGAGGCGCGGCCGACCCTCGGCGCGGCCGGTGACGTGCTGGACAGCGTGGGCAGCGTGTCCAAGGGCTTCAACGAGTGGGACGTCTCCAAGCTGGTCACCGGCAACGGGGTCTGGACGGTCTCGCTGGTCCAGTCCGGCCTGGAGAGTCGGGTCTACTGGGCATCGGTCGAGAACCGCAGCCCGGATCTCCGCCCGAGCCTGGTGATCAGCTACGACCTCGGGCCCCGGCCGTCGGCGTCGCCGACCACCCGGCCCGTACCGCCGCCGACGCCGAGCGCCTCGCCGACCACGGCCTCACCGAAGCCCTCGCCCACCGTCGAACCCAGCCGGACGGCCACCCCGAGCGCGAGCACCACTCTTCCCACCGGCAAGTGCGGATCCGTGTCGAACAAGCTCGTCCCGTCCTGCGGCGCCTGGTGGGGCATGTACTCGCCCGCCGGTTCGAGCGGCGGCTGGGACCACGGCAAGGCCGTCACCGACGTGGAGGCGCAGGTCGGCCGCAAGTTCGACATCGTGCACCGCTACCACGACTTCTCCAACACCGGCAGCAACGGCGCCTTCCCCGACGTCTACGAGCAGCAGCAGATGCGCGAGGGCCGGCTGATGTTCTTCGCCTGGGAGTCGCGCAACTTCTCCACCGGCACCACCCTGAAGTGGTCCGATGTCTACAGTGGACGGCAGGACGAGACCATCGACGCGGTCGCGGGCCGCATCCGCGCCGCCGGCGTGCCGGTCTTCATGGGCTTCGACCACGAGCCGGAGGACGAGCCGAACAAGGGCAGCGACGCCGACTTCGTCCGTGCCTGGCGCTACGTGCACGAACGGTTCGCCAGGGCCGGCGCGAGCAACGCGGTCTGGGTCTGGACGATGATGGGCTGGTCCGGCCACTACTCGCGCTACGCCGGCCTGTACCCCGGCGACCAGTACGTCGACTGGGTGGCCTACGACCCGTACAACTTCCACGTCTGTAACGGCAGCACGGTGTGGAAGAGCCCGAGCACGACGGTGGGCGGTTTCTACCGCTGGCTGGACGACAACGGCATCGGCGCCGGCAAGCCCCGGATGCTCGCCGAGTTCGGCACGAACTTCGACGCCGCCGACCCCGGCGCGAAGCAGCGCTGGTTCCAGGAGTTCCCGGCGGCGCTGAAGGCGCACCCGAAGATCAAGGCTGCCATCTACTTCAACTCGGCCGGCATGACCAGCCGGACGTCGACCTGCGACATGACGATGAACCACAACGCCGCGGCGGTGGCCGGCTTCGCGAAGGCCGGGCAGGACCCGTACCTGCGGCAACCCACCGGGGGGAGCCGCTGA
- a CDS encoding shikimate dehydrogenase: MLGKPIAHSLSPVIHTAGYAAAGLTGWSYTRIECAAAELPDLVAGLGPEWAGLSVTMPGKEAALAVAAQASPVAAAVGAANTLVHRPDGSWYADNTDVAGMVRVLTTAGVGAGAAVTVLGAGGTARAALAAAEQLGCPEVTVVARRPEAVDELRPVADVLGVVLTAAGWADAQRHLSAADLAVSTVPKGVADPLAGAVAWRPGTVLFDAVYDPWPTPLAASAAAAGLRLVSGLDLLLAQAIGQFEQFTGVTAPVEAMRGALAEATSADFLS, from the coding sequence GTGCTGGGCAAACCGATCGCGCACTCCCTCTCGCCGGTGATCCACACCGCCGGTTACGCCGCCGCCGGGCTGACCGGGTGGTCGTACACCCGGATCGAGTGCGCGGCGGCGGAGCTGCCGGATCTGGTCGCCGGCCTGGGCCCGGAGTGGGCCGGGTTGTCGGTGACGATGCCGGGCAAGGAGGCGGCGCTCGCCGTGGCCGCGCAGGCCTCGCCGGTCGCCGCCGCTGTCGGCGCGGCCAACACGTTGGTACACCGCCCGGACGGTTCCTGGTACGCCGACAACACCGACGTCGCCGGCATGGTGCGGGTGCTGACCACGGCCGGGGTGGGCGCGGGTGCCGCGGTGACGGTGCTCGGTGCGGGCGGGACGGCCCGCGCCGCGCTCGCCGCCGCCGAGCAGCTGGGCTGCCCCGAGGTGACGGTGGTCGCCCGCCGACCCGAGGCGGTCGACGAGTTGCGGCCGGTGGCCGACGTTCTGGGTGTCGTGCTGACCGCCGCCGGCTGGGCCGACGCGCAGCGCCATCTCTCCGCCGCGGACCTGGCGGTCTCCACGGTGCCGAAGGGGGTCGCCGACCCGTTGGCCGGCGCGGTGGCGTGGCGGCCGGGGACGGTGCTGTTCGACGCGGTCTACGACCCGTGGCCCACGCCGTTGGCCGCCTCCGCCGCTGCGGCCGGCCTGCGCCTGGTGTCCGGATTGGACCTTCTGCTGGCACAGGCGATCGGCCAGTTCGAGCAGTTCACCGGCGTGACCGCCCCGGTCGAGGCGATGCGCGGGGCGCTGGCGGAGGCGACGTCGGCCGACTTCCTTAGCTGA
- a CDS encoding peptidoglycan-binding domain-containing protein, which yields MIGAPAKADPAAGSWSDNHQLCNSSSCVRAGNIVRLWQAIIWADDLSGSVGTSFIDGEFGSNTAAKTRTWQDVMNIGVDGSVGPQTWGEAYGAVNRNTGYDTSTQTGYFYYGYNRTFALRKQNSNGVWTFLNPRTGSWTGTSH from the coding sequence ATGATCGGCGCGCCCGCCAAGGCCGACCCGGCAGCGGGCAGCTGGTCCGACAACCACCAGCTGTGCAATTCCAGCTCCTGCGTGCGGGCCGGCAACATCGTTCGGCTCTGGCAGGCCATCATCTGGGCCGACGACCTCAGCGGCAGCGTCGGCACCAGCTTCATCGACGGCGAGTTCGGCTCCAACACCGCCGCCAAGACCCGGACCTGGCAGGACGTGATGAACATCGGCGTCGACGGTTCGGTCGGCCCGCAGACCTGGGGCGAGGCGTACGGAGCGGTCAACCGGAACACCGGTTACGACACCAGCACCCAGACCGGCTACTTCTATTACGGCTACAACCGCACGTTCGCCCTGCGCAAGCAGAACAGCAACGGCGTGTGGACGTTCCTGAACCCGCGCACCGGTTCCTGGACGGGCACGAGTCACTGA
- the mltG gene encoding endolytic transglycosylase MltG: protein MIDDLDLGFDEAERGEKGRHRRGFRKRNGKSGGGRGKTFLALLMALVLLGGIGGVAFYGFDRIQNYFVTPDYDGAGSGEITVEIKNGALLADMADALVAADVVKSQKAFIEAAEANSRSKNIQPGTYKLRKQMSGANAVTAMLDLKNKIVNGLTIPEGRTAKNIYKLLSDKTKIPVKEFEAAAKDPEALGVPDWWFKRDDGKKIVKSVEGFLFPDTYEIPPKATAESILKLMVDNFLSVTGEMKFADRVQKERKVSPYEALIVASLAQAEAGNKDDLGKVARVAYNRAYGEFPCNCLEMDVTVNYYLESIGKPTKSSKQMTAAELDDPKNPYNRKLRGMIPTPINNPGKQALDGAMATPTGKWLYFVAIDKEGHSEFAETYEQHQRNEAKAREAGII, encoded by the coding sequence ATGATCGACGATCTGGACCTTGGGTTCGACGAGGCGGAGCGGGGGGAGAAGGGTCGGCACCGGCGCGGCTTCCGCAAGCGCAACGGCAAGTCCGGTGGCGGCCGGGGCAAGACATTCCTGGCGTTGTTGATGGCGCTGGTCCTGTTGGGCGGCATCGGCGGTGTCGCGTTCTACGGATTCGACCGGATCCAGAACTACTTCGTCACCCCCGACTACGACGGCGCCGGGTCGGGTGAGATCACCGTCGAGATCAAGAACGGGGCGCTGCTCGCCGACATGGCCGACGCCCTCGTCGCCGCCGACGTGGTGAAGAGCCAGAAGGCGTTCATCGAGGCGGCCGAGGCCAACTCGCGCAGCAAGAACATCCAGCCGGGCACGTACAAGCTGCGCAAGCAGATGAGCGGTGCGAACGCCGTGACCGCGATGCTCGACCTGAAGAACAAGATCGTCAACGGCCTCACCATCCCCGAGGGCCGTACCGCCAAGAACATCTACAAGCTGCTCTCCGACAAGACCAAGATCCCGGTCAAGGAGTTCGAGGCCGCCGCGAAGGACCCGGAGGCGCTCGGCGTTCCGGACTGGTGGTTCAAGCGTGATGACGGCAAGAAGATCGTCAAGTCCGTCGAGGGCTTCCTCTTCCCGGACACGTACGAGATCCCGCCGAAGGCCACCGCGGAGAGCATCCTCAAGCTGATGGTGGACAACTTCCTCTCGGTGACCGGTGAGATGAAGTTCGCCGACCGGGTGCAGAAGGAACGCAAGGTCAGCCCCTACGAGGCGTTGATCGTGGCGTCGCTGGCCCAGGCCGAGGCGGGCAACAAGGACGACCTCGGCAAGGTCGCCCGGGTGGCCTACAACAGGGCGTACGGCGAGTTCCCGTGCAACTGCCTGGAGATGGACGTCACCGTCAACTACTACCTGGAGTCGATCGGCAAGCCGACCAAGTCGTCCAAGCAGATGACGGCGGCCGAACTGGACGACCCGAAGAACCCGTACAACCGCAAGCTGCGCGGCATGATCCCCACCCCGATCAACAACCCGGGGAAGCAGGCCCTGGACGGGGCGATGGCCACGCCGACGGGCAAGTGGCTCTACTTCGTGGCGATCGACAAGGAGGGGCACTCCGAGTTCGCCGAGACGTACGAGCAGCATCAGCGTAACGAGGCGAAGGCCCGGGAGGCCGGCATCATCTGA
- the ruvX gene encoding Holliday junction resolvase RuvX has product MAELTRGVRLGVDVGQVRVGVSRSDPDGILATPLVTLARDLTAAPDAVPSDVAELAALVAEHEAVAVVVGLPVNLAGKHGPAAVHVKAYADRLVDVIAPVPVTLTDERMSTVVASRRLAERGVRGKRQRAVVDQAAAVEILQSWLDAQRRRT; this is encoded by the coding sequence GTGGCTGAGTTGACGCGCGGTGTGCGACTGGGCGTCGACGTCGGTCAGGTGCGGGTGGGTGTCTCCCGCTCGGATCCGGACGGGATCCTGGCAACGCCGCTGGTCACGCTCGCTCGTGACCTCACCGCGGCGCCGGACGCGGTGCCGAGCGATGTCGCCGAGTTGGCCGCGTTGGTGGCCGAACATGAGGCCGTCGCTGTTGTCGTCGGTCTTCCGGTCAATCTCGCGGGTAAACACGGCCCGGCGGCCGTCCATGTGAAGGCGTACGCTGACCGACTGGTCGATGTGATAGCGCCCGTCCCGGTAACGCTCACTGACGAGAGGATGTCGACAGTGGTCGCTTCTCGTAGGCTTGCCGAGCGTGGCGTCCGAGGTAAGCGTCAACGTGCGGTTGTCGATCAGGCGGCCGCGGTGGAGATTCTGCAGAGCTGGCTGGACGCGCAGCGGAGGCGGACGTAA